A genomic segment from Acidimicrobiia bacterium encodes:
- a CDS encoding TIGR03618 family F420-dependent PPOX class oxidoreductase, with amino-acid sequence MIEPDAATFLAEHQWAVFSTGRRNGSPQSSLIGYFWDGEDVVLTFRRSSAKYHNITRQPRVVMVVPDGRKAVTVYGDGELVEQDPARVDAYAAIVASFGAPEAPRGELVRRLDEEDRVILRIHPTTTMLNG; translated from the coding sequence GTGATCGAACCCGACGCCGCTACATTTCTCGCCGAGCACCAATGGGCGGTGTTCTCGACCGGGCGCCGCAACGGGTCACCGCAATCGTCGCTCATCGGGTACTTCTGGGACGGCGAGGATGTCGTACTGACCTTTCGTCGCTCGAGTGCGAAGTACCACAACATCACTCGGCAACCTCGTGTTGTCATGGTGGTGCCCGACGGTCGCAAGGCCGTCACCGTTTACGGCGACGGTGAGCTCGTCGAACAGGATCCGGCACGTGTCGACGCGTACGCCGCCATCGTCGCTTCGTTCGGTGCGCCCGAGGCTCCGCGTGGCGAGTTGGTGCGCCGACTCGATGAGGAAGACCGCGTCATTCTGCGGATCCACCCGACCACGACGATGCTGAACGGCTGA
- a CDS encoding TIGR03564 family F420-dependent LLM class oxidoreductase, with amino-acid sequence MRIGVFFPTKEYVPLDEMVARFRAVADQGFSSVWLPQSAGFDALTVLAVAGSQVPRVELGTSVIPTYPRHPVALAAQALTVNAAVGGRLLLGLGLSHKMAIEGTYGVSYDKPARHMREYLAALVPLLSEGMVDVAGSTITARARLSCPGADTPPVLLAALQPRMLELAGGTAGGTITWCTGPITLESQIVPLVTAAASAAGRPAPRVVVPLPTIVTDDEADGRAKADEQLAGYGDIPVYRAVLDREGVAGPADVSVVGNEESVSAQLRRLADIGATDFVAIPTGNPDDRQRTLAHLATLVS; translated from the coding sequence ATGCGGATCGGCGTGTTCTTCCCTACCAAGGAGTACGTACCCCTCGACGAGATGGTGGCGCGCTTCCGAGCCGTCGCCGACCAGGGATTCTCCTCCGTGTGGCTCCCGCAGAGCGCCGGGTTCGACGCGCTTACCGTGTTGGCAGTGGCCGGGTCGCAGGTGCCGCGAGTGGAGCTCGGTACGTCCGTCATCCCGACATACCCGCGTCACCCCGTCGCGCTCGCGGCGCAGGCCCTCACGGTGAACGCAGCCGTCGGTGGCCGCCTGTTGCTGGGGCTCGGCCTCTCGCACAAGATGGCGATCGAAGGTACGTACGGCGTGTCGTACGACAAGCCGGCGCGGCACATGCGTGAGTACCTCGCGGCCCTCGTTCCCCTTCTCTCGGAGGGAATGGTCGATGTCGCCGGTAGCACCATCACCGCGCGTGCACGGCTCTCGTGCCCGGGTGCCGACACGCCGCCGGTGCTGCTCGCCGCGCTCCAGCCGCGCATGCTCGAGCTCGCCGGAGGTACCGCGGGCGGCACCATTACGTGGTGCACCGGTCCGATCACCCTCGAGTCCCAGATCGTCCCGCTCGTCACCGCGGCGGCGAGCGCAGCCGGGCGTCCGGCCCCGCGTGTCGTCGTCCCCTTGCCCACGATCGTCACCGACGACGAGGCCGACGGTCGCGCCAAGGCCGACGAGCAGCTCGCGGGCTACGGGGACATCCCCGTGTACCGCGCCGTCCTCGATCGCGAAGGCGTCGCGGGCCCGGCCGACGTGTCGGTGGTGGGCAACGAGGAATCCGTGAGCGCGCAGTTGCGCCGCCTCGCCGACATCGGCGCCACCGACTTCGTCGCGATCCCCACCGGCAATCCCGACGACCGTCAACGCACGCTCGCGCACTTGGCGACCCTCGTCTCGTAG
- a CDS encoding enoyl-CoA hydratase-related protein gives MPVDVASHGAIRVVTINRPERANALDGATMGAIGTAFAEAEADDAVQVVVLTGAGDKVFCAGMDLKAQGSERVPPPGSPGLEVLMNRCYPKPVIAAVNGAAMGGGFELVMASDLAVAADHVMFGVPEVKRGVVGAGCSTRTAVRVPPAIAFEMTLTGDPITAHRALGLGLVNEVVPKEQVLDRAMALAGRIAANAPIALRITKQLVWEAAGNHNAEEWAAIRAKAAPAFASDDAREGATAFAERREPRWTGK, from the coding sequence ATGCCTGTCGATGTCGCGTCCCACGGCGCAATCCGAGTCGTCACGATCAACCGCCCCGAACGCGCGAACGCGCTCGACGGCGCCACGATGGGCGCGATCGGCACTGCGTTCGCCGAGGCGGAAGCCGACGATGCGGTGCAGGTGGTCGTGCTCACCGGCGCGGGCGACAAGGTCTTCTGCGCCGGGATGGACCTGAAGGCGCAGGGCAGCGAGCGCGTCCCACCGCCAGGCAGTCCCGGCCTCGAGGTGCTCATGAATCGCTGCTACCCGAAGCCCGTCATCGCCGCGGTGAACGGCGCGGCGATGGGCGGCGGATTCGAGCTCGTCATGGCGTCGGATCTCGCGGTCGCCGCCGACCATGTGATGTTCGGCGTACCCGAAGTCAAGCGGGGCGTGGTCGGTGCCGGTTGCTCCACGCGGACCGCGGTGCGCGTGCCGCCCGCGATCGCGTTCGAGATGACCCTCACCGGCGACCCGATCACCGCGCACCGTGCGCTCGGTCTCGGCCTCGTCAACGAGGTGGTGCCGAAGGAGCAGGTGCTCGATCGCGCGATGGCGCTCGCGGGGCGCATCGCCGCGAACGCGCCGATCGCGCTGCGGATCACGAAGCAGCTCGTGTGGGAAGCGGCAGGGAACCACAACGCCGAGGAGTGGGCGGCGATCCGCGCCAAAGCGGCTCCGGCTTTCGCCAGCGACGACGCACGCGAAGGCGCGACTGCATTCGCGGAACGGCGCGAGCCCCGCTGGACGGGAAAGTAG
- a CDS encoding class I adenylate-forming enzyme family protein, whose protein sequence is MEIPDLGYEPTIPEVLHRAVREWGDRDFIVTPDRRMTYGEAEERSRRLAKRMIAAGMGKGTRVGLYFTYGQEWVIAWLAASRIGALVMPLATTYRPTEIRKVLRIGDIDTLITARTVLGRDMAQMLEDSVPGLAEATGSPLYLPDAPSLRSVWITGSVPERKTGGTDREWATPIELEAEPDVDPAIDDALLTAMEAEVVPADLAQVTYTSGSSADPKGVVHTHATVLRGTYWFGAMRGAGARGEAEGETKIFCAFPFFWIGGTLILGAAIQAGLTVVCIERFEPGAALDIVEAEQASMVAGWPTLMQAMRDHATFPDRKLPEIAGLTMGPTDVALTAVPVPGIPGHRGMSETLGNFMGVEVRCVDPETGELRPDMAETQRRRGRMPGTPERSRPDELEGELWLRGHGLMHGYYKKEREEVFDVNGWFHTGDRVFIHEGRPYFVGRFTEMVKSQGANVAPREVELFLETYDEVLYAFVVGMPHPERGEEVTAVLVAASGREIDPADLQSRAREQISSYKVPTRIEIWPEEDVPWLGSGKPDKLAIKERLQ, encoded by the coding sequence ATGGAGATCCCCGACCTCGGCTACGAACCCACCATCCCGGAGGTTCTGCACCGCGCGGTGCGCGAATGGGGCGACCGCGACTTCATCGTCACTCCCGATCGCCGCATGACCTACGGCGAGGCCGAGGAGCGCTCACGGCGCCTCGCCAAGCGGATGATCGCCGCGGGCATGGGGAAGGGCACCCGCGTGGGCTTGTACTTCACGTACGGCCAGGAGTGGGTGATCGCGTGGCTCGCCGCGAGCCGCATCGGCGCGCTCGTGATGCCGCTCGCGACCACGTACCGGCCCACTGAGATCCGCAAGGTGCTGCGCATCGGCGACATCGACACGCTGATCACCGCGCGCACCGTGCTCGGTCGTGACATGGCCCAGATGTTGGAAGACAGCGTGCCCGGGCTCGCCGAGGCGACGGGTTCACCGCTCTACCTGCCGGATGCGCCGTCGCTGCGTTCGGTCTGGATCACCGGCTCCGTGCCCGAACGGAAAACCGGCGGCACCGATCGCGAGTGGGCCACCCCGATCGAGCTCGAAGCCGAGCCCGACGTCGACCCCGCGATCGACGACGCGCTCCTCACGGCCATGGAGGCGGAGGTCGTACCGGCGGATCTCGCGCAGGTCACGTACACGTCGGGGTCGAGCGCCGATCCGAAGGGCGTCGTGCACACGCACGCGACCGTGTTGCGCGGCACCTACTGGTTCGGTGCCATGCGCGGTGCGGGAGCCCGCGGTGAGGCAGAAGGGGAGACGAAGATCTTCTGCGCGTTCCCGTTCTTCTGGATCGGCGGCACGCTCATCCTCGGCGCGGCGATCCAGGCGGGGCTCACCGTCGTCTGCATCGAGCGGTTCGAGCCGGGCGCGGCGCTCGACATCGTCGAAGCCGAACAAGCGAGCATGGTTGCCGGATGGCCCACGCTGATGCAGGCCATGCGCGACCACGCGACCTTTCCGGACCGCAAGCTCCCCGAGATCGCCGGGCTCACGATGGGACCCACCGACGTCGCGCTCACCGCGGTGCCGGTGCCGGGAATTCCCGGCCATCGGGGGATGAGCGAGACGCTCGGCAACTTCATGGGGGTCGAGGTTCGGTGCGTCGATCCCGAGACCGGCGAGTTGCGACCCGACATGGCGGAGACGCAGCGCAGGCGTGGGCGGATGCCCGGGACGCCGGAGCGGAGTCGACCCGATGAGCTGGAGGGCGAGCTCTGGCTCCGCGGCCACGGGCTCATGCACGGCTACTACAAGAAGGAGCGCGAAGAGGTCTTCGACGTGAACGGATGGTTCCACACCGGCGACCGCGTGTTCATCCACGAGGGCCGTCCGTACTTCGTGGGGCGGTTCACCGAGATGGTGAAGTCGCAGGGCGCGAACGTCGCGCCGCGTGAGGTGGAGCTGTTCCTCGAGACCTATGACGAGGTGCTCTACGCGTTCGTGGTGGGTATGCCGCACCCCGAACGCGGAGAAGAGGTCACCGCGGTGCTCGTCGCGGCGTCGGGTCGGGAGATCGACCCCGCGGATCTCCAATCGCGCGCCCGAGAGCAGATCTCGTCGTACAAGGTTCCCACTCGCATCGAGATCTGGCCCGAGGAAGACGTCCCCTGGCTGGGTTCCGGCAAGCCCGACAAGCTCGCGATCAAGGAGCGTCTCCAGTGA
- a CDS encoding DUF2889 domain-containing protein, with protein MIRPIDPRPDFPRRASPSVRRVMSLDYDWIDLVDVRVRGEARDEITDASGVTHIAHEASVDVETRGALLTKLQLEPAELDVAELLGQPLRQGFRARVRATHDGGGRPLGLLLDDLPGALIAAGYVHAMERRLGPGTGASDTDHDEMPRGFHQANLCSGWRSDGTMMIAVRAGEQLPFEPLADVPQLPKGADGWPESTIPVPGLRRHRRIDVVPDGAVWRIDAWFRDTYRNSSGECGALHEYTVHLVADATDHTLVDVSAVPHALPWKECPSAGEMVGKLVGTSLDGLRSSVPKVLQGLESCTHLTNELRELADVPYLAASITNV; from the coding sequence GTGATCCGTCCGATCGATCCGCGCCCAGACTTTCCGCGACGCGCATCACCGTCGGTGCGGCGCGTGATGTCCCTCGACTACGACTGGATCGACCTCGTCGACGTGCGCGTCCGCGGCGAAGCTCGCGACGAGATCACCGACGCGAGCGGTGTCACCCACATCGCGCACGAGGCGTCGGTCGACGTCGAGACGCGCGGCGCACTGCTGACGAAGCTCCAGCTCGAGCCGGCCGAGCTCGACGTCGCCGAGCTCCTCGGCCAACCGCTCCGGCAAGGTTTCCGTGCGCGCGTGCGCGCGACGCACGACGGCGGCGGCCGGCCGCTCGGCCTGCTCCTCGACGACCTTCCCGGCGCGCTGATCGCCGCCGGATACGTGCACGCGATGGAGCGCCGCCTCGGCCCCGGGACCGGCGCCTCCGACACCGACCACGACGAGATGCCCCGTGGCTTCCACCAGGCAAACCTGTGCTCCGGCTGGCGGTCCGACGGCACAATGATGATCGCGGTGCGCGCCGGCGAGCAGCTCCCGTTCGAGCCGCTCGCCGACGTCCCCCAGCTCCCCAAGGGCGCAGACGGCTGGCCGGAATCGACGATCCCGGTGCCCGGCCTCCGTCGTCATCGGAGGATCGACGTGGTTCCCGACGGCGCGGTGTGGCGAATCGACGCGTGGTTCCGCGACACGTACCGGAACTCCAGCGGCGAGTGCGGCGCATTGCACGAGTACACGGTGCACCTCGTCGCCGACGCGACCGACCACACGCTCGTCGACGTGAGTGCCGTTCCGCACGCGTTGCCGTGGAAGGAGTGCCCGTCAGCGGGAGAGATGGTCGGCAAACTGGTGGGCACGTCGCTCGACGGTCTGCGCTCGTCGGTGCCGAAGGTGTTGCAGGGACTCGAGAGCTGCACGCACCTCACCAACGAGCTGCGCGAGCTCGCCGACGTCCCGTACCTCGCGGCGTCGATCACGAACGTCTGA